From Aliarcobacter butzleri, the proteins below share one genomic window:
- a CDS encoding tetrahydrodipicolinate N-succinyltransferase N-terminal domain-containing protein, which yields MAYTKDEFKQLVEDIQAQSWYKNPIGFGIARVDRGQLNKDKILQATFPVINWNENFGSAAIFLNALKVAGENVDTSKSELVCKISDEFLTSCIEAFRPFIPEAKGEAHKNVQVISTLASLPIDSGLTADDYRVVFIFEDTAPESTESVYLKLYALSTGKAKLRSLNLNGAFGKLHNCAWIGNQPIELDWLRANEIVLKIGAKYPNIDFVDKFPRFLQHVIPADNTRILETSKVRMGAQLAAGTTVMPGAAYINFNAGTLGSVMVEGRISSSAVVGAGSDVGGGASILGVLSGTDGVPVTIGENTLLGANSCTGTTIGDGCILDAGVTILPGTKIALSDKAVEQLKAINPGKEISNVMKGSDFIGVNGVHFRVNSSTGQTIAMRSTREIKLNADLH from the coding sequence ATGGCTTATACAAAAGATGAATTTAAACAATTAGTAGAAGATATTCAAGCACAATCTTGGTACAAAAATCCAATTGGATTTGGTATTGCAAGAGTTGATAGAGGACAATTAAATAAAGATAAAATACTTCAAGCAACTTTTCCAGTAATTAACTGGAATGAGAACTTTGGAAGTGCAGCAATTTTTTTAAATGCTTTAAAAGTAGCTGGAGAAAATGTTGATACATCAAAATCTGAATTAGTATGTAAAATTTCAGATGAATTTCTAACTTCTTGTATTGAAGCTTTTAGACCTTTTATCCCTGAAGCAAAAGGTGAAGCACATAAAAATGTTCAAGTTATCTCAACTTTAGCATCTCTTCCAATAGATTCTGGTTTAACAGCAGATGATTATAGAGTTGTATTTATTTTTGAAGATACTGCACCTGAGAGTACAGAATCTGTTTATTTAAAACTTTATGCACTTTCAACTGGAAAAGCGAAATTAAGAAGCCTTAATTTAAATGGTGCATTTGGAAAATTACACAATTGCGCTTGGATAGGAAATCAACCAATTGAACTTGATTGGCTAAGAGCAAATGAAATCGTTTTAAAAATTGGTGCAAAATATCCAAATATTGATTTTGTAGATAAATTCCCAAGATTCTTACAACATGTTATTCCTGCTGATAACACAAGAATTTTAGAAACTTCAAAAGTTAGAATGGGAGCACAATTAGCAGCTGGAACAACAGTTATGCCAGGAGCTGCATATATTAACTTCAATGCGGGAACTTTAGGTAGCGTTATGGTTGAAGGAAGAATATCTTCAAGTGCTGTTGTTGGAGCTGGAAGTGATGTTGGTGGAGGAGCTTCAATTCTTGGAGTATTAAGTGGAACAGATGGTGTACCTGTTACTATTGGAGAAAACACTCTTTTAGGAGCAAACTCTTGTACAGGAACAACTATTGGTGATGGTTGTATTTTAGATGCTGGAGTTACAATCCTTCCTGGAACTAAAATAGCACTTTCAGATAAAGCAGTAGAACAACTAAAAGCTATAAATCCTGGAAAAGAAATCTCTAATGTTATGAAAGGTAGCGATTTTATCGGAGTAAATGGAGTTCACTTTAGAGTAAATTCTTCAACTGGTCAAACAATTGCTATGAGAAGTACAAGAGAAATCAAATTAAACGCTGATTTACACTAA
- a CDS encoding HAD family hydrolase: MIFDNKEIEAAIFDMDGTMFDTEKLRMRMIQQASKQIFGESLSEEILTQCLGLSAKASEELIKKQYDENYPYIEIRKLADELEINWTKQNGVPIKEGLFNVLERLKKNGILIALATSSRREIAEQYLLNAGVMHFFDITVCGDEIKKGKPNPDIFIKAAKELNCQPNKCLVFEDSQNGLISALDANTLPIYIKDIKDPNEEILQKVFKRYQNMKDFVLDLALYTSKMKPPLINEHFPQSTDSFKAGIHGFGAIGGGYLSQIFLHWDGYTRPEKITGASKNVLLRDLINSSGKYTIKYESIAYHQTIRGINIIDLNDREAIDKMYIESDIIALTLPESAIKTQAINIALGLKARYKKHDKKLTILIVMNKIGAKKYVKRHILKSLKTIIEDKEATQIINNTHFCETVVNRMVSNIPLSNALKQFKENLSEIDELNIDLFSSEPDILIYADNNSPILNTLRQVKTVSNIDIMQNIKNKLSNGTHAIIAWYSSLLGYKTIGQGIGDKRVYSLAKRIMENEIKPFLINETPELKSYILEFINNFIKRCRVSFKDSCHRVGRDPLRKLQKDERVLGNIFSAQNMDLKTQNLEFGVACAILYSLLVAPSKDKEATKIKELYAKRNKVEDILCYDGEYNFKPYKGLDKKIDAKLIKRIENKLEKIKTSLKIEEN, translated from the coding sequence ATGATATTTGATAATAAAGAGATAGAAGCTGCCATTTTTGATATGGATGGTACGATGTTTGATACTGAAAAGTTAAGAATGAGAATGATTCAGCAAGCTTCAAAACAGATTTTTGGTGAGAGTTTATCTGAAGAGATTTTAACGCAATGTTTGGGCTTGAGTGCAAAAGCTTCGGAAGAACTGATTAAAAAACAATATGATGAAAATTATCCTTATATTGAGATAAGGAAACTCGCAGATGAACTTGAAATTAATTGGACAAAACAAAATGGAGTACCAATAAAAGAAGGTTTATTTAATGTTTTAGAAAGATTAAAAAAGAATGGTATTTTAATAGCGCTTGCAACTTCAAGTAGAAGAGAAATAGCAGAACAATATCTTTTAAACGCAGGAGTAATGCATTTTTTTGATATTACAGTTTGTGGAGATGAAATAAAAAAAGGAAAACCCAACCCTGATATTTTTATAAAAGCTGCAAAAGAACTAAACTGTCAACCAAATAAATGTTTAGTTTTTGAAGATTCGCAAAATGGTCTAATATCTGCTTTAGATGCAAATACACTACCAATTTATATCAAAGATATAAAAGATCCAAATGAAGAAATTTTACAAAAAGTTTTTAAAAGATATCAAAATATGAAAGATTTCGTTTTAGATTTAGCTTTATACACTTCAAAGATGAAACCACCACTTATAAATGAACATTTTCCTCAAAGTACAGATTCTTTTAAAGCAGGAATTCACGGTTTTGGTGCAATTGGTGGAGGTTATTTGTCTCAAATTTTTCTTCATTGGGATGGGTATACACGTCCAGAAAAAATAACAGGTGCTTCAAAAAATGTTCTTTTAAGAGATTTGATAAATTCATCTGGAAAATATACTATAAAATATGAAAGTATTGCATATCATCAAACTATTAGAGGAATCAATATTATTGATTTAAATGACCGTGAAGCTATAGATAAAATGTATATTGAAAGCGATATTATAGCTTTAACTCTTCCCGAATCTGCAATAAAAACCCAAGCGATAAATATAGCTTTAGGATTAAAAGCAAGATATAAAAAGCATGATAAAAAACTCACTATTTTAATTGTAATGAATAAAATAGGCGCAAAAAAATATGTAAAAAGACATATATTAAAATCTCTTAAAACAATAATTGAAGATAAAGAAGCAACACAAATCATCAATAATACTCATTTTTGCGAAACAGTAGTTAATCGTATGGTTTCAAATATTCCACTATCAAATGCTTTGAAACAATTTAAAGAAAATTTATCTGAAATAGATGAACTAAATATAGATTTATTTTCCAGTGAACCAGATATTTTGATTTATGCTGATAATAATAGTCCAATTTTAAATACATTAAGACAAGTTAAAACGGTATCAAATATAGATATTATGCAAAATATTAAAAATAAACTTTCAAATGGAACACACGCAATTATAGCTTGGTACTCTTCCCTTCTAGGATATAAAACAATAGGACAAGGAATTGGAGATAAAAGAGTATATTCTTTAGCAAAAAGAATTATGGAAAATGAGATAAAGCCTTTTTTGATAAATGAAACACCAGAATTAAAAAGTTATATTTTAGAGTTTATAAATAATTTTATAAAACGATGTAGAGTCTCATTTAAAGATAGTTGTCATAGAGTTGGACGAGATCCTTTAAGAAAACTTCAAAAAGATGAAAGAGTTTTAGGTAATATTTTTTCAGCACAAAATATGGATTTAAAAACTCAAAATCTGGAATTTGGTGTTGCTTGTGCAATACTTTATTCTCTTTTAGTTGCACCTTCTAAAGATAAAGAAGCAACAAAAATAAAAGAACTTTATGCAAAAAGAAACAAAGTAGAGGATATTTTATGTTATGATGGAGAATACAATTTTAAACCATATAAAGGTTTAGATAAAAAAATAGATGCAAAGCTTATAAAAAGAATTGAAAATAAATTAGAGAAAATAAAAACATCTTTAAAAATAGAAGAAAATTAA
- a CDS encoding primosomal protein N' yields MYFYELALLKSPLENLTFQSEEEIKIGTKVLIKLKQRKALDEAVIVKIVEKPDFKCTDISEITNEFYDEKMLEIASFISTYYVCSLGEALSIYNPFDKNIKQLLNEEIFDSKIVLSSLQEKAKEFLKQKKQALLFANTGAGKTEIYIKIIEECLNSGKQAVLLMPEISLTPQMQKRLEKVFAKSVAIWHSKITKKKKAQILQGLQEGSIKLIAGARSALFLPYSDLGVIVVDEENDDSYKSDSKPRFHTKDLSIYIAKKYNLQLILGSATPSSSSFLKIPFFRLDETYHKTNKAYSFEDSDMNLSPKILNKIETTINSQNQVIVFLPTRANFKYQICTTCGKSVECPYCSVSMSLHKNDLALKCHYCGYTQQIPNSCPSCKTGIIHNLRVGTAQIEEELKAIFPQKNIKRFDRDEIKTENQLKTILNDFNSGKIDILVGTQMLSKGHDYHNVKLAVVLGIDSVLNMNSYKAREKALSLLIQISGRSGRSGFGEVIIQTKNQEFFDYYLNESNYEEFLQSELEFRKDLYPPYLKMAKVTFSHTNGLKVKDEMDFYVKLFKQNKNVEVVGFGQSPIFKIANKYRYEIILRSNNVKALLQTLHSINSANASIDMDTIY; encoded by the coding sequence ATGTATTTTTATGAACTTGCTTTATTAAAATCACCTTTAGAAAATCTTACTTTTCAAAGTGAAGAAGAAATAAAAATTGGAACAAAAGTTTTAATAAAATTAAAACAAAGAAAAGCTTTAGATGAAGCAGTTATTGTAAAAATAGTTGAAAAACCAGATTTTAAATGTACAGATATTAGTGAAATTACAAATGAATTTTATGATGAAAAGATGCTTGAAATTGCAAGTTTTATCTCTACATATTATGTTTGTTCTTTAGGTGAAGCTCTTAGTATTTATAACCCTTTTGATAAAAATATAAAACAACTTTTAAATGAAGAAATATTTGATAGTAAAATAGTTTTATCAAGTTTACAAGAAAAAGCCAAAGAGTTTTTAAAACAAAAAAAACAAGCACTTTTATTTGCAAATACAGGTGCTGGAAAAACAGAAATTTATATAAAAATTATTGAAGAGTGCTTAAATAGTGGTAAACAAGCAGTTTTACTTATGCCAGAGATCTCTTTAACTCCTCAAATGCAAAAAAGATTGGAAAAAGTTTTTGCTAAAAGTGTAGCTATTTGGCATTCTAAAATTACAAAAAAGAAAAAAGCACAAATTTTACAAGGTTTACAAGAAGGAAGTATAAAACTTATTGCAGGAGCAAGATCTGCACTTTTTTTACCATATTCAGATTTGGGCGTGATTGTTGTAGATGAAGAAAATGATGATTCTTATAAAAGTGATTCAAAACCGCGATTTCATACAAAAGATTTGAGTATTTATATAGCTAAAAAGTATAATTTACAACTTATTCTTGGAAGTGCAACACCATCTTCTAGTTCATTTTTAAAAATACCTTTTTTTAGGCTTGATGAAACTTACCATAAAACAAATAAAGCTTATAGTTTTGAAGATAGTGATATGAATTTATCTCCAAAGATTTTAAATAAAATAGAAACTACGATAAATAGCCAAAATCAAGTTATAGTTTTTTTGCCAACACGAGCAAATTTTAAATATCAAATTTGTACAACTTGTGGAAAATCAGTTGAATGTCCATATTGTAGTGTTTCTATGAGTTTACATAAAAATGATTTGGCTTTAAAATGCCACTATTGCGGTTATACTCAACAAATTCCAAACTCTTGTCCTAGCTGTAAAACTGGAATTATTCATAATTTAAGAGTTGGAACTGCGCAGATTGAAGAGGAATTAAAAGCTATCTTTCCACAAAAAAATATCAAAAGATTTGATAGAGACGAGATAAAAACAGAAAATCAACTAAAAACTATTTTAAATGATTTTAATAGTGGGAAAATAGACATTTTAGTTGGAACTCAGATGCTTTCAAAAGGACATGATTATCATAATGTGAAGCTTGCTGTTGTTCTTGGAATTGATTCGGTTTTAAATATGAATTCATATAAAGCAAGAGAAAAAGCACTCTCACTACTTATTCAAATATCAGGACGAAGTGGAAGAAGTGGTTTTGGAGAAGTGATAATTCAAACAAAAAATCAAGAGTTTTTTGATTATTACTTAAATGAGTCAAATTATGAAGAGTTTTTACAAAGTGAACTAGAGTTTAGAAAAGATTTATATCCACCATATTTAAAAATGGCAAAAGTTACATTTTCTCATACAAATGGACTAAAAGTGAAAGATGAAATGGATTTTTATGTAAAACTTTTTAAACAAAATAAAAATGTAGAGGTTGTAGGTTTTGGACAAAGTCCTATATTTAAAATAGCAAACAAATATAGATATGAAATCATTCTTCGTTCAAATAATGTAAAAGCATTACTTCAAACTTTACACTCAATAAACTCAGCAAATGCTTCAATAGATATGGATACAATTTACTAA
- a CDS encoding type II secretion system protein, which yields MKAFSLIEIIVVLLIVAIITTFAMTKFNQVTNKTHLVTLKSQLALIQSGISKQKNKNILLSNLPNISSLDDASTNVNNQELFKKVIDFSILSTNTSDRKLGSWAKVSQNSYIFYLESNPINFVLENNSFVCKSQEDICKELN from the coding sequence ATAAAAGCTTTTTCTTTAATTGAGATTATTGTAGTGCTTTTAATTGTAGCTATAATAACAACTTTTGCAATGACTAAATTTAATCAAGTTACCAATAAAACTCATCTTGTAACTTTAAAATCACAATTAGCACTTATTCAATCAGGAATTTCAAAACAGAAAAACAAAAATATACTTTTAAGTAATCTTCCAAATATTTCATCTTTAGATGATGCTTCAACAAATGTAAATAATCAAGAGTTATTCAAAAAAGTTATTGATTTTTCTATTCTTTCTACAAATACAAGTGATAGAAAATTAGGAAGTTGGGCAAAAGTTTCGCAAAATAGTTATATTTTTTATTTAGAATCAAATCCTATAAATTTTGTTTTGGAAAATAACTCTTTTGTTTGTAAAAGCCAAGAAGATATCTGCAAAGAGCTTAATTAA
- the hypA gene encoding hydrogenase/urease nickel incorporation protein HypA has protein sequence MHEYSIVQSLLESCEEHAKSNDAKKVTKVVVKIGVLSGVEPELLQTAFDTFKEQTVCHDAQFLINHQKIEILCQDCNTKSTLEKHEFSCPKCQSTNLTVTDGEDMYLMSLEME, from the coding sequence ATGCACGAATATAGTATTGTTCAATCTTTATTAGAAAGTTGTGAAGAACACGCAAAGTCAAATGATGCAAAAAAAGTTACAAAAGTAGTAGTAAAGATTGGAGTTTTAAGTGGAGTTGAGCCAGAACTTCTTCAAACGGCTTTTGATACTTTTAAAGAACAAACAGTCTGCCACGATGCGCAATTTTTGATAAATCATCAAAAAATAGAGATTTTATGTCAGGATTGTAACACTAAATCAACTTTAGAAAAACATGAATTTTCATGTCCAAAATGTCAAAGCACAAACTTGACTGTAACTGATGGAGAAGATATGTATTTGATGAGTTTAGAGATGGAGTGA
- the hypE gene encoding hydrogenase expression/formation protein HypE — protein MTKTITLAHGNGGAENNELITKVFYNAFKNDILEKSEDAAVIENGKLAFSTDSFTVSPLFFNGANIGKLAICGTCNDLSMMGAKPKYLTCSVIIEEGFEVEQLEIIVNSMKEELAKNEAIIVSGDTKVVPRGAVDKIFINTTGIGEILYSGISSNNISEDDLILVSRDIGAHGATIFTAREGMDMHSNLKSDCNSLYPQVKALIDAGVKITALRDATRGGVSAVLNEWAKQSNICIEVEEEQIPVSDEVKGICEMLGFEATNLANEGTFVLAISKDDAAKAIEVLHKFEEAKNASIIGKVTAQYPQKVILNSSWGTKRFLDTPSGELLPRIC, from the coding sequence ATGACAAAAACAATAACATTAGCACACGGTAACGGAGGTGCAGAGAACAATGAGCTTATAACAAAGGTATTTTATAATGCTTTTAAAAATGACATTTTAGAAAAAAGTGAAGATGCAGCAGTTATAGAAAATGGAAAGCTTGCTTTTAGTACAGATTCTTTTACAGTTAGTCCTCTTTTTTTTAATGGAGCAAATATAGGAAAACTTGCCATTTGTGGAACTTGCAATGACTTGAGCATGATGGGAGCAAAGCCAAAATATCTTACTTGTTCAGTTATAATTGAAGAAGGCTTTGAAGTAGAACAGCTTGAAATCATAGTAAACTCTATGAAAGAAGAGTTAGCAAAAAATGAAGCAATAATAGTAAGTGGTGATACAAAAGTAGTACCACGTGGTGCAGTTGATAAAATCTTTATAAATACAACTGGTATTGGAGAAATACTTTATAGTGGAATAAGTTCAAACAATATTAGTGAAGATGACTTGATACTTGTAAGCAGGGATATTGGAGCACATGGAGCTACAATATTTACTGCACGTGAGGGTATGGATATGCACTCAAATTTAAAAAGTGATTGTAACTCTTTATATCCTCAAGTAAAAGCTTTGATAGATGCTGGTGTTAAGATAACAGCTTTAAGAGATGCTACAAGAGGTGGAGTAAGTGCTGTATTAAATGAGTGGGCAAAACAATCAAATATTTGTATAGAAGTAGAAGAAGAACAAATTCCAGTAAGTGATGAGGTAAAAGGAATTTGTGAAATGCTTGGTTTTGAAGCTACAAACTTAGCAAATGAAGGAACATTTGTACTTGCTATATCAAAAGATGATGCAGCCAAAGCAATAGAAGTTTTACATAAATTTGAAGAGGCAAAAAATGCTTCTATTATTGGAAAAGTAACTGCTCAATATCCACAAAAAGTTATTTTAAATAGTTCTTGGGGAACAAAAAGATTTTTAGATACACCAAGCGGTGAACTGCTTCCCAGAATATGTTGA
- a CDS encoding nucleotide pyrophosphohydrolase: MDIEKIKQRIQKFSDDRNWESFHNPKNLVMALNGEVGELNEIFQWLNFEECMNLPEDVKEHTKEEVADIAIYLIRICMKLDIDLEKAILNKMTKNEAKYPAETSQGGSKKYSKSRENR; encoded by the coding sequence ATGGATATAGAAAAAATAAAACAAAGAATTCAAAAGTTTAGTGATGATAGAAATTGGGAAAGTTTTCATAATCCAAAAAATCTAGTTATGGCATTAAATGGCGAAGTAGGTGAACTAAATGAGATTTTCCAATGGCTAAACTTTGAAGAGTGTATGAACTTACCAGAGGATGTAAAAGAACATACAAAAGAAGAGGTTGCTGATATTGCTATTTATCTTATAAGAATTTGTATGAAGCTTGATATAGACCTAGAAAAGGCGATATTAAATAAGATGACAAAAAATGAAGCTAAATATCCAGCAGAAACATCACAAGGTGGAAGTAAAAAATATAGTAAGAGTAGGGAAAATAGATAA
- a CDS encoding NAD(P)-dependent oxidoreductase has product MKKVAFIGVGVMGKFMVSNLLKNGFEVSIYARNKAKVEDSIKEGAIFCETIKECVQNKDAIITIVGYPKDVEEVYLSQEGIINSASQNSYLIDMTTTTPTLSVKIHEEAKKKNLKALDAPVSGGDIGAKNATLSIMVGGEKEDFEACKKLFEAMGKTIVYAGNAGSGQHTKMANQIAIAGVMAGVSEAIAYGKKMGLDIPTMLASISNGAAQSFHLTNNAPKMYKREFEPGFYIKHMVKDLKIANQEMPNLKVLKDVLEIYETLEKNGDGDLGTQAICKYYE; this is encoded by the coding sequence GTGAAAAAAGTAGCATTTATTGGTGTTGGAGTTATGGGCAAATTTATGGTTTCAAATTTACTAAAAAATGGATTTGAAGTAAGTATTTATGCAAGAAATAAAGCTAAAGTAGAAGATAGTATAAAAGAGGGTGCTATTTTTTGTGAGACTATCAAAGAGTGTGTACAAAATAAAGATGCGATTATCACAATAGTTGGTTATCCAAAAGATGTAGAAGAAGTTTATCTTTCACAAGAGGGAATTATAAACTCTGCTTCACAAAATTCATATTTGATAGATATGACAACTACAACTCCAACATTATCTGTAAAAATCCACGAAGAGGCTAAAAAGAAAAATCTAAAAGCTTTAGATGCTCCCGTTTCAGGTGGAGATATAGGAGCTAAAAATGCAACTTTATCTATTATGGTTGGAGGAGAAAAAGAAGATTTTGAAGCTTGTAAAAAACTATTTGAAGCGATGGGGAAAACTATCGTTTATGCTGGAAATGCAGGTAGTGGACAACATACAAAAATGGCAAATCAAATAGCAATTGCTGGTGTTATGGCAGGAGTTAGTGAAGCTATTGCCTATGGCAAAAAAATGGGACTTGATATACCAACTATGTTAGCAAGTATTAGTAATGGAGCAGCTCAAAGTTTTCATCTTACAAATAATGCTCCAAAGATGTATAAAAGAGAGTTTGAACCAGGCTTTTATATAAAACATATGGTAAAAGATTTAAAAATAGCAAATCAAGAGATGCCAAACCTAAAAGTATTAAAAGATGTGTTAGAGATATATGAAACACTTGAAAAAAATGGTGATGGCGATTTAGGAACTCAAGCTATTTGTAAATATTATGAATAA
- a CDS encoding McrB family protein — protein sequence MDNIYNEYRKFLENSKTIYNNDFSENTIKDQIKILSEEIPKKLNKYYKTDSYKNLFLITDLNEVKEIQDKFKGKNKIFELNDGNSSSSSLYQYIKFLEYKNNGESNMLEKINIKTKNIMLYGAPGVGKTHNYKRLITMIENDESEKTIFDTISKNETTNDFNYSKFDEAKKDNRVEFVTFHQSYSYEDFIEGFRPSENTHIELEDGIFKLICNKAKNQVKETKFQHISFDEAFDILRTQYIENELDKIYSVSNVEIVIHEFKEKTIKVQSSNAKDTQYVKKSDLETVVQSILNNEVQKPSDIKNLDVKKDTISLGGLYYPIAKKIVEIINDNKKSIEEKEKNFYIVIDEINRGNISKIFGELITLIEEDKRDAYEVTLPYSKEKFKIPSNLYIIATMNSTDKSIATIDIALRRRFTFLKMKPKEELVKNENAKALMKELNEYIKKTIGKDYQLGHSYFMKIENEDNLEFVKEYKIKPLLEEYFYGDETNYNKAIEILNRKDNE from the coding sequence ATGGATAATATTTATAATGAGTATAGAAAATTTTTAGAAAATTCTAAAACAATATATAATAATGATTTCTCTGAGAATACTATAAAAGACCAAATAAAAATTTTGTCTGAAGAAATACCTAAAAAATTGAATAAATATTATAAGACTGATAGTTACAAAAATTTATTTTTAATAACTGATTTAAATGAAGTGAAAGAAATTCAAGATAAATTTAAAGGAAAAAATAAAATTTTTGAACTTAATGATGGTAATAGTTCAAGTAGTTCTTTATATCAATATATAAAATTTTTAGAATATAAAAATAATGGAGAAAGTAATATGTTAGAAAAAATAAATATAAAAACAAAAAATATTATGCTTTATGGTGCTCCTGGTGTTGGTAAAACTCATAATTATAAAAGATTGATTACTATGATTGAAAATGATGAAAGTGAAAAAACTATCTTTGATACAATCTCAAAAAATGAGACTACAAATGATTTTAATTATTCTAAATTCGACGAAGCAAAAAAAGATAATAGAGTAGAGTTTGTAACTTTCCATCAAAGTTATTCTTATGAAGATTTTATTGAAGGATTTAGACCTAGTGAAAATACTCATATAGAACTAGAAGATGGGATATTTAAATTAATTTGTAATAAAGCAAAAAATCAAGTAAAAGAAACAAAGTTCCAACATATTTCTTTTGATGAAGCTTTTGATATATTAAGAACTCAATACATAGAAAATGAATTAGATAAAATATATAGTGTTTCTAATGTTGAAATAGTTATTCATGAATTTAAAGAAAAGACTATAAAAGTTCAATCTTCTAATGCTAAAGATACACAATATGTTAAAAAATCAGATTTAGAAACTGTTGTTCAATCAATACTTAATAATGAAGTTCAAAAACCAAGTGATATAAAAAATTTAGATGTTAAAAAAGATACTATTTCTTTAGGTGGGTTATATTATCCAATTGCTAAAAAGATAGTTGAAATAATTAATGATAATAAAAAAAGTATTGAAGAAAAAGAAAAAAACTTCTATATAGTAATAGATGAAATAAATAGAGGAAATATCTCTAAAATCTTTGGTGAACTAATAACTCTTATAGAAGAAGATAAAAGAGATGCTTATGAAGTTACACTTCCATATTCAAAAGAGAAGTTTAAAATTCCATCTAATTTATATATTATAGCTACTATGAATAGTACAGATAAATCAATTGCAACTATTGATATAGCATTAAGAAGAAGATTTACATTTTTGAAAATGAAACCAAAAGAAGAGTTAGTTAAAAATGAAAATGCAAAAGCTTTAATGAAAGAATTAAACGAATATATAAAAAAAACAATAGGCAAAGATTATCAACTAGGACATAGTTATTTTATGAAAATAGAAAACGAAGATAATTTAGAGTTTGTAAAAGAGTATAAAATCAAACCACTTTTAGAAGAGTATTTTTACGGTGATGAAACAAATTACAACAAAGCAATAGAGATTTTAAATAGAAAGGATAATGAGTGA
- a CDS encoding McrC family protein translates to MQNTIYEYEEIKEENNRELKTHIIDNSSLHQYFKLDWKTLKARQYCGILNFDNQDFYILPKIANRNSKPDDEQNLNIFIYMLMYAYDVKLSNEQIASCANQKHTILEVFIQMFANGLLQELKKGLYKEYLTKQDNLPVLKGKYLINENLKYNFTKNKIYCEYDEFSENNSLNQFFLYTVKYLQKFVKDKKLLKQCELIFDEVEYKQIDINRLETINFDRLNLRFKTSFEIAILLLKQSILLFSQDKKSFAFLFDMNVLFEKFIARMVKELDNNAKIQNQDNFGNLTLKPDIILENQIIDTKYKKIKSIEDIKQSDKLQAFSYGINYKVDNVMLLYPKHLDNIKYDLVLGKDDKKVKLKIRTIDLNFSGNNYKEYIDEIMERLGHLDG, encoded by the coding sequence ATGCAAAATACAATATATGAATATGAAGAGATAAAAGAAGAAAATAATAGAGAATTAAAAACACATATTATAGATAATTCTTCTCTTCATCAATATTTTAAACTTGATTGGAAAACTCTAAAAGCTAGACAATATTGTGGGATTTTAAATTTTGACAATCAAGATTTTTATATCTTGCCAAAAATTGCAAATCGCAATAGTAAACCAGATGATGAACAAAATCTAAATATATTTATTTATATGTTGATGTATGCCTATGATGTAAAACTATCGAATGAACAAATAGCAAGTTGTGCAAATCAAAAACATACAATTTTAGAAGTATTTATTCAAATGTTTGCAAATGGACTTTTACAGGAACTTAAAAAAGGTTTATATAAAGAGTATTTAACTAAACAAGATAATCTTCCAGTTTTAAAAGGGAAATATTTAATCAATGAAAATCTAAAATATAATTTCACAAAAAATAAAATCTATTGTGAATATGATGAATTTAGTGAAAATAATAGTTTAAATCAATTTTTTTTATATACTGTAAAATATCTACAAAAGTTTGTCAAAGATAAAAAACTTCTAAAACAATGTGAACTCATTTTTGATGAGGTTGAATATAAACAAATAGATATAAATAGACTTGAAACTATTAATTTTGATAGATTAAATCTACGATTTAAAACAAGTTTTGAAATAGCAATTTTACTTTTGAAACAATCTATTCTTTTATTTAGTCAAGATAAAAAATCATTTGCTTTTTTATTTGATATGAATGTATTGTTTGAGAAGTTTATAGCTAGAATGGTAAAAGAATTAGATAATAATGCAAAAATACAAAATCAAGATAATTTTGGAAATTTAACTTTAAAGCCAGATATAATACTAGAAAATCAAATAATAGATACAAAATATAAAAAAATCAAATCAATAGAAGATATAAAACAAAGTGATAAACTTCAAGCTTTTAGTTATGGTATAAATTATAAAGTTGATAATGTGATGCTTTTATATCCAAAACATTTAGATAATATAAAATATGATTTAGTTTTAGGAAAAGATGATAAAAAAGTAAAATTAAAAATACGAACTATTGATTTAAATTTTAGTGGGAATAATTATAAAGAGTATATTGATGAAATAATGGAAAGGTTAGGGCATTTAGATGGATAA